Sequence from the Xenorhabdus nematophila ATCC 19061 genome:
AGCGCGGCCATTCAGGTGCTCTTTCAGATTGAAATTGTTAACGATTTCACCGTTACCGAGAACTGCAGCAGCTGTAAAGTCAGGGGCTTGGCGGGTGACTAAAACCATATTTGACTCCTGTGATTTTAAAAAGTGTTATATAAAAACGGGTTACAGCATAAGGAATTAAGGTATAGCAATAAAGAATAAAATACCGATTGATATAATAGGTTTTATCTATCAATAAACTGCTTTTAATTCCTTTGGCCTACATAAGATAAAGCTATTTAGGAAAAGTGCAAGGTTCTGACGCGATTTCCTGTTCACAGAAGCCATGGTTTGAGGCCAAAGTCATCATCTGTGGATAAAACTCCCAAAATAATGCTTCAAACTCAGGATAATGTTTTTCTATATCCTGATATGATCCTGCCAACGCCGATAATTTAGGGCGTCTTTGGGCCATGCCTTGCAACACATTAGCAATACATGACATATCCGCATAGCGAATGAGCAAATTTTGTGGCCAGAGATATCGGTTCAATGCCTGAAATTTCTCAGGGGTAGAATTGAGATAAGGTTCTATATTACTGCGGGCGACATTGACAAATGCAGGAAGAGAGTAATTTTTTTCACATTTGTCCCAATGCAGAGAAAGAAAGTGATCCCAGACAATATCCAGAGTAATGGGGGAAACCCGGCGGTACTCGCAACGGAATAAGCCACGCGCCGCCATAACAAGTGGATGTTGGTCCGTCACGGTATCTACCCGACGGTGCATACGGATACCCGCTACAATATCAGCATTGAATAATCCTTCAGGCGACCCACGAACAAAATCCGCCATTAAATTGCCCAGTAAGGAACTTTCCGATAATGCTGCTAAATGAAGGTGTGCGAGAAAATTCATAGCGAGAGTATACCGTAAATCGTTAAACTGG
This genomic interval carries:
- a CDS encoding ACP phosphodiesterase, with the protein product MNFLAHLHLAALSESSLLGNLMADFVRGSPEGLFNADIVAGIRMHRRVDTVTDQHPLVMAARGLFRCEYRRVSPITLDIVWDHFLSLHWDKCEKNYSLPAFVNVARSNIEPYLNSTPEKFQALNRYLWPQNLLIRYADMSCIANVLQGMAQRRPKLSALAGSYQDIEKHYPEFEALFWEFYPQMMTLASNHGFCEQEIASEPCTFPK